The following coding sequences are from one Treponema sp. J25 window:
- a CDS encoding V-type ATPase 116kDa subunit family protein, which translates to MKKVSLVILAKERDEALSRLGELGVLHIEKHSVQSEELQKLLETKQKTEQALSILRNYQKQSDKGESEKRRSSEKKEAAPKGSLSAQEVRHRVLSLVEERKNLQEALLTDQKEVSRLEPWGSWNPADLDYLKEKGIVLIPYELPRRVYEKVGKTVQLIVLSQDATVVRCVALGEPIHGESPFPLPALPLSELKARIQERQEQLRSIEAELTELAPSFSSLEKEIERLRQKIEFEMARLSLTITEDTPEALSVSWLTGYVPVDVAGKLKRAAAEYGWALIMDDPGDTDSPPTLIKNNPFVRIIQPVFDLLGTVPGYREYDISLSFLLFFSLFFAMIMGDAGYGALLLGTSLWFAFKNKRQHGVVPDGIRLLLLLSSATIGWGAITGTWFAISYEQLPGFLQSLVIPPFRPDPSLSAKEANRLIQQNIKHLCFIIGTVQLVLAHIKNIKKSLPSLTAVAQLGWLTMVAGLYFLVLNLVLDKNTFPVPPFALWMIGGGLATYFIFAEQKGGNFFKNILTSVANFLPTFLSAVSSFSDIISYIRLFAVGLAGYAIGESFNAMALGFASPVVRIVAGSLILVAGHGLNLAMSALSVVVHGVRLNMLEYSGHLGMEWSGVKYVPFAVRQQHEQEG; encoded by the coding sequence ATGAAAAAGGTGTCCCTGGTTATTCTTGCAAAGGAACGGGATGAGGCCCTATCTCGGCTTGGTGAACTAGGGGTGTTGCATATAGAAAAGCATTCGGTTCAATCGGAGGAACTCCAAAAGCTCCTGGAAACGAAACAGAAAACCGAACAAGCCCTGAGCATCCTGCGAAACTACCAGAAGCAAAGCGATAAAGGGGAGTCTGAAAAAAGGCGTTCCTCCGAGAAAAAGGAAGCTGCCCCGAAAGGTTCCCTTTCGGCCCAGGAAGTCCGGCATCGGGTCCTCTCCCTTGTGGAAGAACGGAAAAACCTCCAGGAAGCCCTCCTGACGGATCAAAAAGAGGTTTCCCGCCTTGAACCCTGGGGATCCTGGAATCCGGCGGACCTGGACTACCTTAAAGAAAAGGGAATAGTGCTTATTCCCTATGAGCTTCCCCGAAGGGTCTACGAAAAAGTGGGAAAAACGGTCCAGCTTATCGTGCTTTCGCAGGATGCGACAGTAGTTCGCTGTGTAGCCCTGGGGGAGCCCATCCACGGAGAAAGTCCTTTCCCTCTGCCTGCCCTTCCTCTTTCTGAGTTAAAAGCTCGGATTCAGGAGCGCCAGGAACAACTTCGTTCTATAGAAGCCGAACTTACTGAGTTAGCTCCCTCTTTTTCTTCTTTAGAGAAGGAAATAGAACGACTTCGGCAGAAAATCGAATTTGAGATGGCCCGGCTTTCCCTTACTATTACTGAAGATACCCCCGAAGCCCTTTCTGTTTCCTGGCTGACTGGGTACGTACCGGTGGATGTGGCAGGAAAACTGAAGCGGGCCGCCGCGGAATACGGTTGGGCCCTCATCATGGATGATCCGGGCGATACGGATTCGCCGCCAACCCTCATCAAGAATAACCCCTTTGTTCGTATCATCCAGCCCGTCTTCGATCTTTTGGGAACGGTCCCAGGGTATCGAGAATATGATATCAGCCTTTCTTTCCTCCTCTTCTTTTCCCTTTTCTTTGCCATGATCATGGGGGATGCAGGCTATGGGGCCCTTCTTTTGGGGACTTCCCTCTGGTTTGCTTTTAAGAATAAACGGCAACACGGGGTGGTTCCTGACGGCATACGGTTATTACTCCTTCTTTCTTCTGCCACCATAGGCTGGGGGGCGATTACGGGAACCTGGTTTGCTATTTCCTATGAACAACTTCCGGGCTTTTTGCAGAGCCTAGTGATTCCACCCTTCCGTCCTGACCCAAGCCTTTCGGCAAAAGAGGCTAACCGTCTTATTCAACAAAACATTAAGCACCTGTGTTTCATTATCGGAACGGTGCAGCTTGTGTTAGCCCATATAAAAAACATTAAGAAGAGTCTTCCTTCCCTTACGGCGGTGGCTCAGCTTGGCTGGCTTACCATGGTGGCGGGGCTCTATTTCCTCGTTCTTAACCTCGTATTGGATAAAAATACCTTCCCCGTGCCTCCCTTTGCCTTATGGATGATTGGGGGAGGGCTTGCTACCTATTTTATCTTTGCAGAACAGAAGGGGGGAAACTTCTTTAAAAACATTCTTACCAGTGTGGCCAATTTCCTGCCTACCTTTTTGTCCGCGGTATCTAGCTTTTCGGATATTATCAGTTATATCCGTTTGTTTGCGGTTGGACTTGCGGGCTATGCAATTGGAGAAAGTTTTAATGCCATGGCCCTGGGTTTTGCCTCGCCGGTGGTGCGAATTGTGGCGGGCTCTCTTATCTTAGTTGCGGGGCACGGCCTTAATCTTGCCATGAGCGCCCTTTCAGTGGTGGTTCATGGGGTTCGGCTTAACATGTTGGAATATTCCGGCCATTTAGGGATGGAATGGTCCGGTGTAAAATATGTTCCCTTTGCTGTACGGCAACAGCATGAGCAAGAGGGATGA
- a CDS encoding aldose epimerase family protein, whose product MDIRKHDFGTLYTGERVHLYELSNKKITLFLSTYGATWVALFLPDKNGKKEDILLGYPTLEGYTKNSPYFGVTVGRFANRIGKGAFVVDGTTYHLPINDGQNTLHGGYRGFDKRNWKARPFKTKDTVGVCFELYSPAGDEGFPGNLQAEVRYALTKDHRITCEYRAFVDAPCPVNLTNHAYFNLNGEGRGTILDHEVRLFASQVLEVDQNLLPTGKILSVTDKNHGAFDFTRPKPIGQDIQKIPGGYDHCYVVDGKEGTLRPVAEVYAPLSGRRMRVFSTQPGVQFYTGNFLRNEVGKKGSLYPQHGGFCLETQHFPDSPNRSEFPSAIFGPNRPYREEAYFQFSWES is encoded by the coding sequence ATGGATATACGAAAGCATGATTTTGGCACCCTTTATACGGGAGAACGGGTACATCTGTATGAACTTTCGAATAAAAAAATTACCCTTTTTTTATCTACCTATGGCGCTACCTGGGTAGCCCTGTTTTTACCTGATAAAAACGGGAAGAAAGAGGATATTCTCCTGGGCTATCCCACTCTGGAAGGATATACTAAGAATAGTCCCTATTTTGGGGTTACCGTAGGACGCTTTGCAAACCGTATTGGCAAAGGTGCCTTCGTGGTGGATGGAACAACCTACCATCTTCCTATAAATGATGGGCAAAATACTCTGCATGGGGGCTACCGGGGCTTTGATAAACGAAACTGGAAGGCCCGCCCCTTTAAAACAAAGGATACGGTGGGGGTTTGTTTTGAATTATACAGCCCCGCTGGGGATGAAGGCTTCCCGGGAAATCTTCAGGCGGAGGTTCGCTATGCCCTTACCAAGGATCACCGTATTACCTGTGAATATCGGGCCTTCGTGGATGCTCCCTGCCCGGTGAATCTAACCAATCATGCCTATTTCAATTTGAATGGAGAAGGACGGGGAACCATTCTGGATCACGAAGTACGGCTCTTTGCTTCTCAGGTACTCGAGGTGGACCAGAATCTTTTGCCTACCGGAAAAATTCTTTCGGTTACCGATAAAAATCATGGGGCCTTTGATTTTACCCGTCCAAAACCCATTGGCCAGGATATTCAGAAGATCCCCGGCGGCTATGATCACTGTTATGTAGTCGATGGGAAAGAGGGAACCCTCCGTCCCGTTGCCGAGGTGTATGCTCCCCTTTCGGGGCGGCGGATGAGGGTTTTCTCTACCCAGCCGGGGGTTCAATTTTATACGGGGAACTTTTTACGGAATGAGGTAGGCAAGAAGGGGTCCTTGTATCCCCAGCATGGGGGTTTTTGCCTCGAAACCCAGCATTTCCCCGATAGCCCTAACCGGAGCGAATTCCCCTCAGCTATTTTTGGGCCGAATCGTCCTTACCGAGAAGAAGCTTATTTCCAGTTTTCTTGGGAAAGCTAG
- a CDS encoding uracil phosphoribosyltransferase, with product MNKIILKAQDLDGFLTETDKQNIADMDALYRQVLLSFSILSTTQSATEKAKEEQNLIALYNEMGKRMQDICKDEPRIHVYSFLTPQESHPEASRLIAKLRDVRTGGQEFVYYIQRAYEMLFKLAYALPQAASKNYLIVKTPVTIPVQNYAVHKIPNIDDKIENTVMCVMLRGALLPSMIMSKEIQEYSSHGYVTPFALFKIKRDESRHENDMEYILDLEKSYFKLESLNDKDLIFADPMNATGGSLVTVVKYLLDQGVRPRSVQFFNVISALKGALRVVRALENCKVYTLWMDPVLNEMAYILPGLGDAGDRINGKDREDQPRNIIQLIADYGSNIANLYRSQLREIEDTVLGGDR from the coding sequence ATGAATAAGATCATTCTCAAGGCTCAAGATCTGGATGGTTTTTTAACCGAAACGGATAAACAAAACATCGCCGATATGGACGCCCTCTATCGGCAGGTGTTGCTTTCTTTTAGTATCCTTTCTACCACTCAGTCTGCCACAGAGAAGGCGAAGGAAGAACAGAATCTGATAGCCCTGTACAACGAGATGGGGAAGCGAATGCAGGATATCTGCAAGGATGAACCCCGTATCCATGTGTATTCGTTTTTAACTCCCCAGGAAAGTCATCCCGAGGCCTCTCGCCTTATTGCAAAGCTCCGGGATGTGCGAACCGGTGGCCAGGAGTTCGTCTACTATATTCAACGGGCCTATGAGATGCTGTTTAAGCTGGCCTATGCGCTTCCCCAGGCAGCAAGCAAAAACTATCTTATCGTGAAAACCCCAGTTACTATCCCGGTACAGAATTATGCGGTCCATAAAATTCCCAATATTGATGATAAGATTGAAAATACCGTGATGTGTGTTATGCTGCGGGGAGCCCTCTTACCTTCGATGATCATGTCAAAGGAAATTCAGGAATATTCTTCCCATGGGTATGTTACTCCCTTTGCGCTGTTTAAGATAAAACGGGATGAGTCCCGCCACGAAAATGATATGGAATATATTCTGGATCTCGAAAAGTCCTATTTTAAATTAGAGTCCCTTAATGACAAGGACCTTATTTTTGCAGATCCCATGAATGCCACCGGTGGAAGTCTGGTCACGGTGGTAAAATATCTCCTTGATCAGGGAGTACGGCCCCGGTCGGTTCAGTTCTTTAATGTTATTTCTGCCCTGAAAGGAGCGCTCCGGGTAGTCCGGGCCCTGGAAAACTGTAAGGTGTATACCCTCTGGATGGATCCGGTGTTGAATGAAATGGCCTATATCCTTCCTGGACTGGGAGATGCGGGGGACCGTATCAACGGGAAAGATCGGGAAGATCAACCCCGCAACATCATTCAGCTGATTGCCGACTACGGTTCAAATATTGCCAATTTATATCGTTCCCAGCTCCGAGAAATAGAGGACACCGTCCTCGGTGGGGATCGTTAA
- a CDS encoding V-type ATP synthase subunit A: MVGTKGTVIAVNGNMVGVRFEGIVSMNEVAYVIVKDKRLKSEVIRIRGNLCYLQVFEMTKGIAVGDPVEFSGDMLSVELGPGLLGQVFDGLQNPLPKLAEQAGYFLERGIYLDALPLDANWEFTPTAKVGDVVERGDTLGTVPEGAFTHRIMVPFNLYGQYTVKSIRPAGSYHVRETIAELEDVSGTVIPVALSFRWPVKRAVDCYEERLKPVEPLVTHVRLIDTFFPVARGGTYCIPGPFGAGKTVLQQITSRHADVDIVVIAACGERAGEVVETLKEFPELLDPKTGRSLMERTVIICNTSSMPVAAREASVYTAVTIAEYYRQMGLHVLLLADSTSRWAQAMREMSGRLEEIPGEEAFPAYLESVIAAFYERAGIVRLKDGKVGSVTIGGTVSPAGGNFEEPVTQATLKVVGAFHGLSRERSDARKYPAIHPLDSWSKYNGIIPREKVRYAHSFMARGSEVEQMMKVVGEEGTSLEDFIIYLKGNFLDSVYFQQNSFDPVDAAVSPERQKHVFALLLKILASQFNFSSKEEARTYFNRLRQKFLDYNGSEWKSQRFKEIEEEIMASVAERSQGLDPRAEKLLV, encoded by the coding sequence ATGGTTGGAACGAAGGGAACAGTGATAGCGGTAAACGGTAACATGGTAGGTGTCCGCTTCGAAGGGATTGTCTCCATGAACGAAGTGGCCTACGTTATCGTGAAGGATAAACGGTTAAAAAGTGAAGTAATCCGGATCCGGGGAAACCTGTGTTATCTACAGGTGTTCGAAATGACCAAGGGGATCGCCGTCGGTGATCCGGTGGAATTCTCCGGGGACATGCTTTCGGTAGAACTCGGGCCGGGCCTGCTCGGGCAGGTGTTCGACGGGCTCCAGAATCCCCTCCCGAAACTGGCGGAGCAGGCGGGCTATTTCCTTGAACGGGGGATCTACCTTGATGCGCTTCCTCTGGATGCAAACTGGGAATTTACCCCCACGGCAAAAGTGGGGGACGTGGTGGAGCGGGGAGACACCCTCGGCACCGTTCCAGAAGGGGCCTTTACCCATCGGATCATGGTCCCATTCAATCTGTATGGGCAGTATACGGTAAAGTCGATTCGACCCGCCGGATCCTACCATGTCCGGGAAACCATCGCGGAGTTGGAGGATGTCTCCGGTACGGTAATTCCGGTGGCCCTTTCTTTCCGATGGCCCGTAAAGCGGGCGGTGGATTGTTACGAAGAACGGCTTAAACCGGTAGAACCCCTCGTGACCCATGTCCGGTTGATTGATACCTTCTTCCCTGTGGCTCGCGGGGGAACCTACTGTATTCCCGGCCCCTTTGGGGCAGGAAAGACAGTGCTCCAGCAGATTACAAGCCGCCACGCGGATGTGGACATCGTGGTTATCGCTGCCTGTGGTGAACGGGCCGGCGAAGTGGTGGAAACCCTCAAGGAGTTTCCGGAACTGCTGGATCCCAAAACGGGCCGTAGCCTTATGGAACGGACCGTTATCATTTGTAATACCTCTTCTATGCCCGTAGCGGCCCGGGAAGCGTCCGTGTATACGGCAGTGACCATCGCCGAATATTACCGGCAGATGGGGCTCCATGTGTTACTCCTGGCGGACTCCACCAGCCGCTGGGCCCAGGCAATGCGGGAAATGTCGGGACGGCTCGAGGAAATCCCCGGAGAAGAGGCCTTCCCCGCATATCTGGAATCGGTCATTGCGGCCTTCTACGAACGGGCGGGCATTGTTCGTCTTAAAGATGGCAAGGTGGGCTCCGTGACCATTGGGGGAACCGTCTCGCCTGCGGGAGGTAACTTTGAAGAACCCGTAACCCAGGCGACCCTTAAGGTGGTGGGGGCCTTCCATGGCCTTTCCCGGGAACGATCCGATGCCCGTAAGTATCCCGCCATCCATCCCCTAGATTCCTGGTCCAAATACAATGGCATCATTCCCAGAGAAAAGGTTCGCTATGCCCATAGCTTTATGGCCCGGGGAAGTGAAGTAGAACAGATGATGAAGGTGGTCGGGGAAGAAGGAACTAGCCTTGAGGATTTTATTATCTACCTTAAGGGAAATTTCCTGGACTCGGTGTATTTTCAGCAGAACTCCTTTGACCCGGTGGATGCGGCGGTAAGCCCGGAACGGCAAAAGCATGTGTTTGCCCTGCTGTTAAAAATCCTGGCAAGCCAATTTAATTTTTCTTCCAAAGAAGAGGCCCGGACCTACTTTAACCGCCTGCGGCAGAAATTCCTGGACTACAACGGTTCGGAATGGAAGAGCCAGCGTTTTAAGGAAATCGAGGAAGAAATTATGGCTTCCGTGGCCGAACGCAGCCAGGGGCTGGATCCCCGGGCAGAAAAACTACTGGTATAG
- a CDS encoding V-type ATP synthase subunit E: MDIQLQELLDKIKRDGVEAATAQAEAIIQEAKQRATAIVEQAKKDAENQVKRAQEETVRLEKASIAAIEQAARNGLLQFKDEVQALLNQLVTNTLEKAYDEKVLQECLPTILTEWVRKGQDSLELLLSPADLEKLKDSLFKKLTNELAKGVELKADRSLKRGFRIAQKDGAVYYDFSAPAVAELLCTYLNPRLAEILRGVAQNIDRGE, from the coding sequence ATGGATATTCAATTGCAGGAACTACTTGATAAAATAAAAAGGGATGGTGTAGAAGCGGCCACAGCTCAGGCTGAGGCTATTATCCAGGAAGCAAAACAGCGGGCTACGGCTATAGTAGAGCAGGCAAAAAAAGATGCCGAAAACCAGGTGAAACGGGCCCAGGAAGAAACCGTTCGGCTTGAAAAGGCCAGTATTGCGGCGATTGAACAGGCAGCTCGTAACGGGCTGCTGCAATTTAAAGATGAGGTGCAGGCCCTTTTAAATCAACTTGTGACAAACACACTGGAGAAGGCATACGACGAAAAGGTTCTTCAGGAATGCTTACCCACCATCCTTACCGAATGGGTACGAAAGGGGCAGGACTCGTTGGAATTGCTTCTTTCCCCCGCCGATTTGGAAAAACTTAAAGATTCCCTGTTTAAAAAATTAACCAATGAGCTTGCAAAAGGGGTGGAACTCAAGGCTGATCGTAGCTTAAAGCGGGGGTTCCGCATTGCACAGAAAGATGGAGCGGTATATTACGATTTTTCTGCTCCTGCGGTAGCAGAACTCCTGTGTACGTACCTCAATCCTCGCCTGGCAGAAATCCTTCGAGGCGTGGCTCAAAACATAGACCGTGGGGAGTAA
- a CDS encoding V-type ATP synthase subunit B: protein MKKIYSKIESITGNVITVRATDVRYGDLAEIDTAFGTSLAEVIRLQEDLVSLQVFAGGRGISTGDTVRFLGHPMRVSFSENLLGRIFNGAGEPRDKGPTLRENLIPIGGPSVNPSKRIIPRRMIRTGIPMIDLFNTLVVSQKLPIFSVSGEPYNELLARIAMQAEVDIIILGGMGLKYDDYLYFKDTLENAGALSRTVMFVHTAADPVVECLMVPDISLAVAEQFALQGKDVLVLLTDMTNFADALKEIAITQEQVPSNRGYPGDLYSQLAARYEKAVDFDTAGSITILGVTTMPGDDVTHPVPDNTGYITEGQYYLKNGRIEPFGSLSRLKQQVNGKTRPDHRALMDGMIKLYAAYKDTLEKKAMGFMMSAWDMKLLKYGEKFEKEMMDLSVNIPLERALDLGWEILADCFEPEETGLRTELINQYWPKKRA from the coding sequence ATGAAAAAGATATATAGCAAGATTGAATCGATTACAGGAAACGTCATCACCGTCCGGGCGACGGATGTACGATATGGAGATTTGGCGGAAATTGATACCGCCTTTGGGACCTCCCTGGCGGAGGTAATCCGGCTACAGGAAGATCTGGTTTCCCTCCAGGTCTTTGCGGGAGGTCGGGGAATCTCCACTGGAGATACGGTTCGGTTTTTAGGGCATCCCATGCGGGTATCCTTTTCGGAAAACCTCCTGGGCCGTATTTTTAATGGGGCCGGGGAGCCCCGGGACAAGGGGCCGACCCTCCGGGAAAACCTTATCCCCATTGGGGGACCCTCGGTAAATCCTTCCAAGCGAATCATCCCCCGCCGGATGATCCGGACGGGTATCCCCATGATCGACCTGTTTAATACCCTGGTGGTTTCCCAGAAGCTTCCCATTTTTTCTGTTTCGGGAGAACCCTATAACGAACTCCTTGCCCGGATCGCCATGCAGGCGGAGGTAGACATTATCATTCTGGGGGGCATGGGGTTAAAATACGACGATTATCTGTATTTTAAGGATACCCTGGAGAATGCGGGGGCCCTTTCCCGGACCGTCATGTTTGTCCATACCGCTGCGGATCCAGTTGTAGAATGTCTCATGGTTCCTGACATATCTCTTGCGGTGGCCGAACAGTTTGCCCTTCAGGGTAAGGACGTGCTTGTCCTCCTGACGGATATGACGAACTTTGCCGATGCCCTTAAGGAAATCGCCATTACCCAGGAACAGGTTCCTTCGAACCGGGGCTATCCGGGGGATCTCTATAGTCAGCTTGCGGCCCGGTACGAAAAGGCCGTCGATTTTGATACCGCCGGCTCTATTACCATCCTGGGGGTAACCACCATGCCGGGGGATGACGTGACCCACCCCGTTCCGGACAATACGGGCTATATTACCGAAGGTCAGTATTACCTTAAGAATGGTCGGATTGAGCCCTTTGGGTCCCTTTCTCGTTTAAAACAGCAGGTAAATGGCAAAACCCGTCCCGATCATCGGGCCCTCATGGATGGGATGATAAAACTCTACGCGGCCTACAAGGACACCCTGGAAAAAAAGGCCATGGGCTTCATGATGTCCGCCTGGGATATGAAGCTCCTTAAGTACGGAGAAAAATTCGAAAAGGAAATGATGGACCTTTCGGTAAATATTCCCCTTGAACGGGCCCTGGACCTGGGATGGGAAATCCTGGCCGATTGTTTTGAGCCCGAAGAAACGGGGCTCAGAACAGAGTTGATTAACCAGTATTGGCCTAAAAAGCGAGCCTAG
- a CDS encoding V-type ATP synthase subunit D, with protein MAKIKLTKNELKKQKDALKMYERYLPTLMLKKQQLQMEIRVVEGKIARLEETKKQVQDKATPWIAVFGETGICTADLIRVQQVHTERGNIAGVDIPLYKGLDFWVAPYDVLRTPLWLDAAISLLCQMLELDMEIRVLREQQKRLEQELRTTSQRVNLFEKVKIPETKANIKKIRVYLGDQQTAAVVRGKIAKRAMERVSQ; from the coding sequence ATGGCAAAGATAAAGCTTACCAAAAACGAGCTTAAAAAACAGAAGGATGCCCTCAAGATGTATGAGCGGTACCTTCCCACCCTGATGCTTAAAAAACAGCAGCTTCAGATGGAAATTCGGGTGGTAGAAGGTAAAATAGCCCGGCTTGAGGAGACAAAAAAGCAGGTGCAAGATAAGGCAACGCCCTGGATTGCGGTGTTTGGCGAGACGGGGATATGCACTGCCGATTTGATCCGGGTGCAACAGGTCCATACCGAGCGGGGGAACATTGCGGGGGTTGATATTCCCCTGTACAAGGGCTTAGATTTCTGGGTTGCACCCTACGATGTGCTTCGAACCCCCCTCTGGCTTGATGCGGCCATATCCCTATTATGCCAGATGCTGGAACTGGATATGGAGATTCGGGTGCTTCGGGAACAGCAAAAACGATTGGAACAGGAACTGCGGACCACCAGTCAGCGGGTGAATTTGTTTGAAAAGGTGAAAATCCCTGAGACAAAGGCAAATATAAAGAAAATTCGGGTGTATCTGGGGGATCAGCAGACCGCAGCGGTGGTTCGAGGAAAAATTGCCAAACGAGCGATGGAGAGGGTATCCCAATGA
- the ispG gene encoding (E)-4-hydroxy-3-methylbut-2-enyl-diphosphate synthase, translating to MEQTNPVIKKSRIVKIGGFDHIEPLLLGGSYPVVVQTMWKEALSADNLIGEGLAKTLSQIEALQNLGCRILRFAVPTMEGAELLGTLARSTSMPLVADIHFDYKIALRCMDFPIAKIRINPGNIGGAEKVRQVVEKAKDRGVPIRIGVNGGSLPQDLRREVDRGALSMPVALLTAAERELELFDQFGFDTVLVSLKSSSIQDTLEANRLFAQKYDIPLHLGVTEAGPLIAGVVRNAIALYSLLKEGIGATLRVSLSDTMEKEVIAGREILTALQEGTPRGSISGDSSRGVVIVSCPRCGRNGFDTHAFTERWQYRLYGLKKDITVAIMGCAVNGPGEARHADLGITGAGDRVLIFKHGVVVRTVTAEEADKAFEEELNSL from the coding sequence ATGGAACAGACAAACCCGGTAATTAAAAAAAGCCGGATCGTGAAAATTGGTGGTTTTGATCACATAGAGCCCCTGCTTCTCGGTGGATCTTACCCGGTGGTGGTGCAAACCATGTGGAAAGAAGCCTTGTCCGCCGACAACCTGATAGGGGAGGGCCTTGCCAAAACCCTTAGTCAAATAGAGGCCTTGCAAAATCTGGGTTGCCGCATCCTTCGCTTTGCGGTTCCCACCATGGAAGGGGCAGAACTTCTTGGTACCCTTGCTCGCTCCACTTCTATGCCCCTGGTGGCGGATATTCATTTTGATTACAAAATCGCCCTTCGTTGTATGGATTTCCCTATTGCCAAAATTCGCATCAATCCCGGTAATATTGGGGGTGCCGAGAAGGTGCGACAGGTTGTGGAAAAGGCTAAAGATCGGGGGGTGCCCATCCGTATTGGGGTAAATGGGGGAAGCCTTCCCCAGGACCTTCGAAGAGAGGTTGATAGGGGAGCCCTCTCGATGCCGGTGGCACTTCTTACCGCCGCAGAACGGGAATTAGAGCTTTTTGATCAATTTGGTTTTGATACGGTGCTGGTTTCGCTTAAATCATCTTCAATACAGGATACCCTTGAGGCAAACAGGCTTTTTGCTCAGAAGTACGATATTCCCCTTCATCTGGGCGTAACCGAGGCAGGTCCCCTCATTGCCGGGGTGGTGCGAAATGCTATCGCCCTGTATAGCCTCCTAAAGGAAGGCATTGGGGCAACCCTACGGGTTTCTCTTTCGGACACAATGGAAAAGGAAGTTATTGCGGGCAGGGAAATTCTTACGGCTCTCCAGGAAGGGACCCCGAGGGGATCGATATCTGGCGATTCTTCCCGGGGGGTGGTCATTGTTTCCTGTCCCCGCTGCGGAAGAAATGGGTTTGATACCCATGCTTTTACGGAGCGATGGCAATACCGGCTCTATGGCCTTAAAAAGGATATTACCGTGGCTATTATGGGCTGCGCCGTAAATGGCCCTGGCGAAGCTCGCCATGCAGATCTGGGTATTACCGGTGCCGGGGACCGGGTCCTGATCTTTAAGCATGGCGTTGTGGTTCGGACCGTGACCGCCGAAGAGGCGGACAAGGCCTTCGAAGAGGAGCTCAATTCTCTATGA
- a CDS encoding DUF2764 family protein: MSAYYYLVAQLPSLSFGVPAGIDIPSFLDLCGSFLSEKDRALLPLLALSPEGNITGALGSGYEQEIKPCGSPVIDGWRRWERALRLHLGQGRYQRLKRETPRLADPPVDPLDAARVARSALTISDPLEAETFLDRERWAVIDCLMGFDYFGRDSVFAYYLKLQILERRSLFTRERGLEAFSSVYASIVEAAKL; the protein is encoded by the coding sequence GTGTCTGCGTACTACTACCTGGTAGCCCAACTCCCTTCCCTTTCATTTGGAGTGCCGGCGGGGATTGATATTCCCTCTTTTCTCGATCTTTGTGGATCCTTTCTGAGCGAAAAGGATAGGGCCTTGTTGCCGCTCTTGGCTCTTTCTCCCGAAGGGAATATCACCGGTGCCTTGGGGAGTGGGTATGAGCAGGAGATAAAGCCCTGTGGGTCTCCTGTAATTGACGGCTGGCGCCGGTGGGAACGGGCCCTTCGCCTTCATCTAGGACAGGGACGGTATCAGCGGCTTAAACGGGAGACTCCCCGCCTTGCGGATCCTCCGGTGGATCCCCTTGATGCGGCCAGGGTTGCTCGCTCTGCCCTCACGATAAGCGATCCCCTGGAGGCAGAGACCTTCTTGGATCGGGAGCGGTGGGCCGTAATTGACTGTCTTATGGGGTTTGATTATTTTGGTCGAGATTCGGTCTTTGCCTATTATCTTAAATTGCAAATTCTCGAGCGGCGGAGTCTCTTTACGCGAGAACGGGGACTTGAAGCCTTTTCATCGGTCTATGCTTCGATCGTAGAAGCGGCCAAACTGTAG
- a CDS encoding V-type ATP synthase subunit K (produces ATP from ADP in the presence of a proton gradient across the membrane; the K subunit is a nonenzymatic component which binds the dimeric form by interacting with the G and E subunits): MNIGMIGIAACLGLSALGSALGAGIAGMTAIGSWKKCFLQNKPVPFLLVAFAGAPLTQTIYGFILMNQIKGSSLDEIAKMAVGLFAGLAMGASALYQGKAAAYAADALAETGQGFGNYILVVGLIETVALFVMVFSMGLVG, encoded by the coding sequence ATGAATATTGGGATGATTGGTATTGCAGCATGCCTCGGGCTTTCTGCGTTGGGTTCTGCCTTAGGTGCAGGGATTGCAGGAATGACCGCTATTGGATCCTGGAAAAAGTGTTTTCTCCAGAATAAACCGGTGCCCTTTCTCCTGGTGGCCTTTGCGGGGGCGCCCCTTACGCAGACCATCTACGGTTTTATTTTGATGAATCAAATCAAGGGGAGTTCCCTTGATGAGATTGCTAAAATGGCGGTGGGGCTTTTTGCTGGTCTTGCCATGGGGGCCTCTGCCCTGTATCAGGGGAAGGCGGCGGCCTATGCGGCGGATGCCCTGGCGGAGACGGGACAGGGGTTTGGTAACTACATCCTCGTGGTAGGTCTTATCGAAACGGTGGCCCTCTTTGTGATGGTGTTCTCCATGGGCCTCGTGGGGTAA